In Aspergillus nidulans FGSC A4 chromosome IV, a single window of DNA contains:
- a CDS encoding putative polyketide synthase (transcript_id=CADANIAT00000982), with protein MNPLIRPENVWLPRNQTNHHHERANSTFQALMAGFRRLQLQWGIMNKTIMACSMLRPFIGKKWMHGLATRPTTEPLVRPKNSTKELLVVIPDLPNVLERRLAIRPRHSPNFVRLHQQGYVSWAVSPSFPDRTTSPPSNMTDNEPIAIVGMACRFAGASSTDEFWQMIQQGRTGHSRIPKRSWDADAWFHPSRQRLGATCTTSGFFLDDVPHFDAPFFSITAREAEVMDPMQRLVLEVAYESFENGTSAHPFYQNLMYAKAPLRPFSWHSNGKASEKQDGSVQRRHDGRLPRDRRA; from the exons ATGAATCCTCTTATACGGCCAGAGAATGTATGGCTACCCAGGAATCAGACCAATCACCACCACGAACGCGCGAATAGTACTTTCCAGGCCCTTATGGCCGGCTTCAG GCGATTGCAACTTCAATGGGGCATCATGAACAAAACAATCATGGCCTGCTCTATGCTTCGCCCCTTTATTGGCAAAAAGTGGATGCATGGGCTGGCTACACGGCCTACAACAGAGCCCCTCGTTCGCCCAAAGAACAGTACAAAGGAACTTCTGGTGGTTATTCCAGACCTACCCAACGTG CTCGAGCGCCGCCTGGCCATTCGCCCTAGGCATTCCCCCAACTTCGTGCGgcttcatcaacaaggctACGTTTCATGGGCCG TATCTCCGTCATTTCCTGACCGCACGACCTCTCCACCAAGCAACATGACCGACAACGAGCCTATTGCAATAGTAGGCATGGCCTGCCGCTTTGCCGGCGCCTCATCCACAGACGAGTTCTGGCAGATGATCCAGCAGGGGCGCACTGGTCACTCGCGCATCCCTAAGCGGAGTTGGGATGCAGACGCCTGGTTCCATCCATCAAGGCAACGACTGGGCGCA ACCTGCACGACCTcaggcttcttcctcgacgaTGTCCCCCATTTTGACgcgcctttcttctccatcactGCGCGCGAGGCGGAAGTAATGGACCCAATGCAGCGTCTCGTTTTGGAAGTAGCGTATGAAAGCTTTGAAAATGGTACTTCGGCCCACCCCTTTTACCAGAATCTGATGTATGCCAAGGCACCGCTGAGACCATTTAGCTGGCATTCCAATGGAAAAGCTAGCGAGAAGCAGGACGGCAGTGTACAGCGGCGTCATGACGGCCGACTACCAAGAGATCGCCGAGCATGA
- a CDS encoding cysteine-rich secreted protein (transcript_id=CADANIAT00000981), with protein sequence MKSISLSLSLATTILLSTAPLVTAKTYTTNIPVKEIQGAWSIHGNSISWTEDGFKTSIDCDDQDGNKKLSLSNNKKFAGCCLSGQRLVGSPDTAFDCCANAHDLAGSKETGYRCCPEGETYDGVTCKADDPVCQNGKLLKNGECACPKGTKEDENGICAPAKCSSGLETGENGHRLGFGGSWFITAPESMSLKSGRFKLCKDEECKAGETINPADQIYIKDIHGNPGNGALPNRWLNSAMNGNHVGKTDNFAQAGKFSMTKWPCGKYCLGGFDYGLGPACPSNTPALTFFQNDKQACVPFDFTEVPCDVKAEANNCIWKTNEDQCCGGAVDCEGN encoded by the exons ATGAAATCcatctccctttccctctccctcGCAACCACCATCCTTCTCTCCACCGCACCCCTGGTCACCGCAAAGACCTACACGACCAATATCCCAGTCAAGGAAATCCAAGGAGCTTGGTCCATTCACGGCAACTCGATCAGCTGGACCGAGGACGGCTTCAAGACCTCCATTGACTGCGACGACCAAGACGGCAACAAGaagctcagcctcagcaaCAACAAGAAGTTCGCTGGCTGCTGTCTCTCTGGACAGAGACTTGTCGGATCTCCTGACACGGCCTTTGATTGCTGCGCTAATGCACATGACCTTGCCGGTTCAAAGGAAACCGGGTATAGATGCTGCCCGGAGGGCGAGACCTATGACGGAGTCACCTGCAAAGCTGATGATCCAGTGTGCCAGAACGGAAAGTTGCTGAAGAACGGAGAATGCGCTTGTCCCAAGGGGACTAAGGAGGACGAAAATGGAATCTGTGCTCCTGCTAAATGCTCTTCTGGTTTGGAGACTG GCGAGAATGGCCACCGCCTGGGCTTCGGCGGCAGCTGGTTCATCACCGCGCCCGAAAGCATGTCTTTGAAATCCGGACGCTTTAAGCTctgcaaggacgaggagTGCAAAGCCGGCGAGACCATCAACCCGGCTGATCAGATTTACATCAAGGACATCCACGGCAACCCGGGGAATGGGGCGCTTCCGAACCGCTGGCTCAACTCGGCCATGAACGGGAACCACGTCGGCAAGACGGATAATTTTGCACAGGCCGGCAAGTTCTCCATGACCAAGTGGCCTTGCGGAAAGTACTGCCTGGGTGGGTTTGACTATGGTTTGGGTCCGGCTTGCCCATCGAACACGCCCgccttgaccttcttccaGAATGATAAGCAGGCGTGTGTGCCCTTCGACTTCACCGAGGTGCCGTGCGATGTGAAGGCGGAGGCGAACAACTGTATCTGGAAGACTAATGAGGACCAATGCTGTGGTGGTGCAGTTGATTGCGAGGGCAACTGA
- a CDS encoding uncharacterized protein (transcript_id=CADANIAT00000979): MATKLHHAGMGTCCMQPLIKPDSLPYFYYDYKDKQDNIVLG, translated from the exons ATGGCTACCAAGTTACACCACGCTGGCATGGGGACTTG CTGCATGCAACCT CTAATCAAGCCAGACAGCCTGCCATACTTTTACTATGACTACAAGGATAA GCAAGATAATATAGTCTTGGGTTAG
- a CDS encoding uncharacterized protein (transcript_id=CADANIAT00000980): MRLILYDAVTDADWDRFMAVNLTAPVRRMEEVIREMRNQKSGVILNMASPAGMSGAAAGVAYTASKHGLIGATKNVAWRFKGENIRQCAVPGSYWKSHNPCL; encoded by the exons ATGAGATTGATATTATATGACGCCGTCACTGACGCGGACTGGGATCGGTTTATGGCTGTGAACCTTACAGCACCGGTGAGACGGATGGAAGAGGTTATCCGGGAGATGAGGAATCAGAAGTCTGGCGTTATTTTGAACATGGCGAGCCCGGCTGGAATGAGCGGTGCCGCAGCAGGCGTGGCGTATACGGCGA GTAAGCACGGCCTTATTGGGGCGACGAAGAACGTTGCCTGGAGATTCAAAGGGGAGAATATACGGCAATGTGCTGTGCCCGGGAG TTACTGGAAATCTCACAATCCTTGCCTGTAA